A window from Flavobacterium sp. 83 encodes these proteins:
- a CDS encoding MmcQ/YjbR family DNA-binding protein: MNLVTYYEYCLSKKGVTEHFPFDEDTLVFKVGGKMFALSSLNQWEKGQPAVNLKCDPERAQELRAEYDAIQPGFHMSKIHWNTIKINTDVSDTLVKELIDYSYDLVFKSLTKKLQNEIIELEN; the protein is encoded by the coding sequence ATGAACTTAGTAACGTATTACGAATATTGTCTTTCAAAAAAAGGAGTGACGGAACATTTCCCTTTTGACGAAGATACTTTAGTTTTTAAAGTGGGTGGGAAAATGTTTGCGTTGTCGTCTTTAAACCAATGGGAGAAAGGACAACCAGCAGTAAATTTGAAATGTGATCCGGAAAGAGCACAGGAATTACGTGCGGAATACGATGCAATTCAACCGGGTTTTCACATGAGTAAAATTCATTGGAATACAATAAAAATAAATACAGACGTTTCGGATACGCTTGTCAAAGAATTGATTGATTATTCCTATGATTTGGTTTTCAAAAGTTTAACAAAGAAATTGCAAAACGAAATTATTGAATTAGAAAATTAG
- a CDS encoding DUF4407 domain-containing protein → MLKQFFILCSGADKDLLEGCSEGEQTKYVGIGATVFFTAVMAFLASSYALFTVFDSIYPAIAFGIVWSLLIFNLDRFIVSTIRKRDQLGSEFLQATPRIILAVIIAIVISKPLEIKIFEKEINTVLLKEKNAMALNNKKEVANYFKSDLDKNKAEIDKLKSEITNKEKEVNTLYETYITEAEGTAGTKKLGKGPVFKEKIAKHDLVKKELDTLQKTNLAKIAEMEKNNKTLQTDLDKKVTETQPIIDGFDGLMARINALDKLPWLPSFFIMLLFLAIETSPIIAKLLSPKGEYDFKLEDLETALKATIEQDKYQRGLLVKTSASMHDKVYEDIADDKKLYDLQRKNASDLLELQSNNFVEKQKRTL, encoded by the coding sequence ATGTTAAAACAATTTTTCATCCTTTGTTCCGGAGCCGATAAAGATCTTCTTGAAGGCTGTTCCGAAGGCGAACAAACTAAATATGTCGGTATTGGCGCCACTGTTTTTTTTACCGCTGTAATGGCTTTTCTCGCCAGCTCCTATGCGCTTTTTACTGTTTTTGACAGTATTTATCCCGCAATCGCGTTTGGTATCGTTTGGAGTTTACTAATTTTCAATCTGGATCGTTTTATTGTTTCCACTATTCGAAAAAGAGACCAACTGGGAAGTGAATTTCTACAGGCAACACCCCGAATTATTCTTGCGGTGATTATTGCTATCGTTATATCGAAACCCTTAGAAATTAAAATCTTCGAAAAAGAAATTAATACCGTTTTATTGAAAGAGAAAAACGCAATGGCATTGAATAACAAAAAAGAAGTAGCCAATTATTTCAAATCAGATTTAGACAAGAATAAAGCCGAAATCGATAAATTAAAATCAGAAATCACCAATAAAGAAAAGGAAGTCAATACACTTTACGAAACTTATATTACAGAAGCCGAAGGAACTGCCGGAACTAAAAAACTAGGCAAAGGTCCCGTTTTTAAAGAGAAAATAGCCAAACATGATTTGGTTAAAAAAGAATTGGACACGCTACAAAAAACCAACTTGGCTAAAATTGCCGAAATGGAGAAAAACAACAAAACACTTCAAACTGATTTAGACAAAAAGGTTACCGAAACCCAGCCTATTATTGATGGATTCGACGGTTTAATGGCTCGAATCAATGCTCTGGATAAATTGCCTTGGTTGCCTTCATTTTTTATAATGCTACTATTTTTAGCCATTGAAACTTCACCGATAATCGCCAAACTCTTATCTCCAAAAGGAGAATATGATTTTAAACTGGAAGATCTGGAAACGGCCTTAAAAGCTACTATAGAGCAGGATAAGTACCAACGAGGTCTTTTAGTAAAAACTAGCGCTTCCATGCATGACAAGGTCTATGAAGATATTGCAGACGATAAGAAACTGTATGATTTACAACGAAAAAACGCTAGTGATTTATTAGAATTACAATCCAATAATTTTGTAGAAAAGCAAAAAAGAACGCTTTAG
- a CDS encoding cyclase family protein has translation MIATINNEFKVDLSKPIDISIPLTNTAENPIAWYIEKPVIEPVVFGDWIGKVSEGKSSTNFNNIFFNPHGHGTHTECLGHITREFYSINQSLKQFFFFAELVSVVPELLGEDLVITMDSISTALDVTLKLGVPKEALIIRTLPNFKLKKSLKYSHTNPPYLDEAAARFIRESGIQHLLIDLPSVDKEKDDGKLLAHKAFWNVTDINNLNADARLESTITEMIFVPNEIQDGSYLLNLQIASFENDASPSKPVLYAILNNES, from the coding sequence ATGATAGCAACTATTAACAACGAATTTAAAGTCGATTTATCAAAACCAATTGATATTTCGATTCCATTAACGAATACCGCTGAAAATCCAATTGCTTGGTATATCGAAAAACCAGTAATCGAACCCGTTGTTTTTGGGGATTGGATTGGTAAAGTTTCAGAAGGGAAATCATCCACCAATTTTAATAATATTTTCTTCAATCCACACGGACACGGAACCCACACCGAATGTCTGGGGCATATCACACGAGAATTTTACAGCATTAATCAATCGTTGAAACAGTTTTTCTTTTTCGCGGAATTGGTTTCGGTTGTGCCGGAACTGCTAGGAGAGGATTTGGTAATCACTATGGATAGCATCTCGACTGCGCTCGATGTGACATTGAAATTAGGTGTTCCAAAAGAAGCACTAATCATTAGAACGCTTCCTAATTTTAAATTAAAAAAATCTTTAAAATATTCGCATACAAATCCGCCTTATCTGGATGAAGCTGCTGCGCGGTTCATTCGCGAAAGCGGGATTCAGCATTTGCTGATTGATTTACCCAGTGTCGATAAAGAAAAAGACGATGGAAAATTATTGGCGCACAAAGCCTTTTGGAATGTAACCGATATCAACAATTTGAATGCTGATGCAAGATTAGAATCGACAATTACAGAAATGATTTTTGTTCCGAATGAAATACAAGACGGAAGTTATTTGTTGAATTTGCAAATTGCCTCTTTCGAGAATGATGCGAGTCCGAGTAAACCAGTTTTGTATGCTATTTTAAATAATGAATCATAA
- the pckA gene encoding phosphoenolpyruvate carboxykinase (ATP), which translates to MDNNTLFTQSISLKDLGIENATVHYQLSPDELHEITIKSGQGIEISTGALAINTGEYTGRSPQDRFIVKDSITENQVWWGKVNLPFEPDAFEALYNKVTAYLANKEVFARDSYVCADPNYRLNVRVITETAWANLFCYNMFLRPEIQELADFTPEWTLLCVPSFLADPAVDGTRQKNFAILDFTRKVVLIGGTGYTGEMKKGIFSALNFIMPVFKNTLPMHCSANVGKEGDTAIFFGLSGTGKTTLSADPNRKLIGDDEHGWTNENTVFNFEGGCYAKVINLTEENEPDIFRAIKKGAILENIGIKKGTNEVDFEDISITQNTRVSYPIYHIDNIQPGSIGRNPKNIFFLTADSFGILPPISKLTPGQAAYHFISGYTAKVAGTEEGITEPQPNFSACFGAPFMPLHPTKYAEMLSKKMKDANVKVWLINTGWTGGPYGTGSRMKLKYTRAMITAALNGELDNVAFENHKVFGIAKPQTCPNVPSEILNPRNTWEDPELYDKKAVELAQKFKANFAQFEEFANAEIMAGAPLA; encoded by the coding sequence ATGGACAATAACACCCTTTTCACGCAATCGATTTCGTTAAAAGACTTAGGAATTGAAAACGCAACCGTTCATTACCAACTATCCCCTGATGAATTACATGAAATTACCATCAAATCAGGACAAGGTATTGAAATTTCTACTGGAGCATTGGCAATAAATACAGGAGAATATACGGGACGCTCTCCGCAAGATCGTTTTATAGTAAAAGACAGCATTACTGAAAACCAAGTTTGGTGGGGAAAAGTAAACCTTCCATTTGAACCAGATGCTTTTGAAGCTTTGTACAATAAAGTTACTGCCTATTTAGCTAACAAAGAGGTTTTTGCAAGAGATTCTTATGTATGTGCCGATCCAAATTATAGGCTCAATGTTCGCGTGATTACAGAAACAGCTTGGGCAAATTTATTTTGTTACAATATGTTTTTGAGACCGGAAATACAGGAATTAGCTGATTTCACTCCAGAATGGACGTTATTATGTGTACCAAGTTTCTTAGCGGATCCGGCAGTGGACGGAACACGCCAAAAGAATTTCGCTATATTGGATTTTACCCGAAAAGTAGTTTTAATAGGTGGAACGGGTTATACAGGAGAAATGAAAAAAGGAATTTTCTCAGCGTTGAATTTCATTATGCCTGTTTTCAAAAACACTTTACCCATGCATTGCAGTGCCAATGTAGGGAAAGAGGGCGACACCGCAATTTTCTTTGGATTGTCAGGAACTGGAAAAACAACTTTATCAGCTGATCCAAACAGAAAATTAATTGGTGATGACGAACACGGCTGGACTAATGAAAATACCGTTTTTAATTTCGAAGGAGGCTGTTACGCAAAAGTGATCAATCTCACCGAAGAAAATGAACCAGATATTTTTAGAGCGATTAAAAAAGGAGCTATTCTAGAAAACATAGGCATTAAAAAAGGCACAAATGAAGTAGATTTTGAAGACATTTCAATTACTCAAAATACTCGTGTAAGCTACCCAATTTACCATATTGATAATATACAGCCCGGTTCAATAGGAAGAAATCCTAAAAATATATTTTTCTTAACCGCTGATTCATTCGGAATTTTACCTCCAATTTCAAAACTGACTCCAGGTCAGGCGGCTTACCACTTTATCTCAGGATATACTGCAAAAGTTGCTGGTACCGAAGAAGGAATTACAGAACCTCAACCTAATTTTTCGGCTTGTTTTGGTGCCCCTTTTATGCCTTTGCACCCTACAAAATATGCTGAAATGTTGAGCAAAAAAATGAAAGATGCTAATGTAAAAGTTTGGTTAATCAATACTGGCTGGACTGGCGGCCCTTACGGAACAGGAAGCAGAATGAAACTGAAATACACTCGTGCCATGATTACCGCAGCATTAAATGGAGAATTAGACAATGTAGCGTTTGAGAATCACAAAGTGTTTGGAATTGCAAAACCACAAACTTGCCCTAATGTTCCCAGCGAAATCCTAAATCCAAGAAATACATGGGAAGATCCAGAACTATACGATAAAAAAGCGGTAGAATTAGCTCAAAAATTCAAAGCTAATTTTGCTCAATTTGAAGAATTTGCAAATGCCGAAATTATGGCAGGAGCGCCTTTAGCATAA
- a CDS encoding PH domain-containing protein — protein MKEQFKKFLNEEQDPKAIEKIASKLSDLLMKNEEIGYIAVQKKPAITVLPDSIVLTNKRIIICQPKNLGLSMNFIDYTWDEIEGTFVKENILGSEFSFTTRTNMEVSIDYIPKIQARKIFTYAKEQLDILKSGTIPNAPITDEVSIASIEKVEVVEEMETEEVISFAEIMPVTPPVYTMENEQFNTSAEAPKESGLSGLSQDELFEKLQNYKKLLDNGLILQGEYDAFKKEILSYM, from the coding sequence ATGAAAGAACAATTTAAAAAGTTTCTAAACGAAGAACAAGATCCAAAAGCTATTGAAAAAATCGCTTCAAAATTGAGTGATTTATTGATGAAAAATGAAGAAATAGGGTATATCGCTGTACAAAAAAAACCGGCAATTACCGTTTTGCCTGATAGTATTGTGTTGACTAACAAAAGAATCATCATTTGTCAGCCAAAAAATCTTGGACTATCCATGAATTTTATTGATTACACGTGGGACGAAATAGAAGGAACTTTTGTAAAAGAAAATATTCTGGGTTCTGAGTTTTCTTTTACGACCAGAACTAATATGGAGGTTTCTATTGATTATATTCCTAAAATTCAAGCTAGAAAGATTTTTACGTATGCTAAAGAACAATTGGATATTTTGAAAAGTGGTACTATTCCAAACGCTCCAATAACGGATGAAGTTTCTATTGCTTCAATAGAAAAAGTAGAAGTTGTCGAAGAAATGGAAACGGAAGAAGTGATTAGTTTTGCCGAAATAATGCCTGTTACGCCACCAGTTTATACTATGGAAAACGAGCAATTCAATACTTCAGCTGAGGCTCCAAAGGAAAGTGGACTTAGCGGATTATCCCAAGATGAACTTTTTGAAAAATTACAGAATTATAAAAAATTATTGGATAACGGATTGATTTTGCAAGGTGAATATGACGCCTTCAAAAAAGAAATTTTGAGCTATATGTAA
- a CDS encoding DUF423 domain-containing protein — translation MDKKIISTGALFGMIAIILGAFGAHALKKVLSLEQLSTFETGVRYQMYHAVFLLFIGLTNDLSQKAKKTIYFLVLFGVILFSGSIYLLATNDLTSFDFKAIGFVTPIGGLLLILAWGVLLTKIINKKS, via the coding sequence ATGGACAAGAAGATAATTTCAACCGGAGCACTATTTGGGATGATAGCGATAATTTTAGGTGCTTTTGGCGCACATGCCCTAAAAAAAGTACTGTCCCTTGAGCAGCTTTCTACTTTTGAGACCGGAGTACGCTATCAAATGTACCATGCTGTCTTTTTATTGTTTATTGGACTCACAAATGACCTATCCCAAAAAGCAAAAAAAACGATCTATTTTTTAGTGCTTTTTGGTGTAATTTTATTTTCAGGGTCCATTTATTTATTGGCAACGAATGACCTCACCTCATTTGATTTCAAAGCCATCGGATTTGTGACTCCCATCGGCGGACTCCTATTAATACTGGCCTGGGGCGTTTTATTGACCAAAATAATAAATAAAAAATCATAA
- the hemW gene encoding radical SAM family heme chaperone HemW, producing MSGIYIHIPFCKQACHYCDFHFSTSMKKKEEMVLAIAKEIQMRKSEFEKEQVETIYFGGGTPSVLTSEEINFLIAAVYNSYSVSENPEITLEANPDDLSSERIIELSKSKINRLSIGIQSFFEDDLQLMNRAHNSAEAKKCLEEATKYFDNISLDLIYGIPGMSNEKWKQNIETALSFGIPHISSYALTVEPKTALNKLIQSGKIAAPKDEVAQEHFAILVEILEANDFIHYELSNFGKANYFSKNNSAYWLGKKYIGIGPSAHSYNGVSRSWNISNNSLYLKSIEEDKLPNETETLSVADRYNEYVMTGLRTIWGVSLDRIENEFGVDYLKYLKKQIQKFLNDDLIYIENNILKPTKKGKFLTDGIASDLFYLNLE from the coding sequence ATGAGCGGAATCTACATTCATATCCCTTTTTGCAAGCAGGCTTGTCATTACTGCGACTTTCATTTTTCGACTTCCATGAAGAAGAAAGAGGAGATGGTTTTGGCTATTGCCAAAGAAATTCAAATGCGCAAAAGTGAGTTCGAAAAGGAACAGGTTGAGACTATTTATTTTGGTGGAGGAACGCCTTCGGTTTTAACTTCTGAAGAGATTAATTTTCTGATTGCTGCAGTTTATAATAGCTATTCTGTTTCAGAAAATCCTGAAATCACGCTTGAAGCGAATCCTGATGATTTGTCAAGTGAACGAATAATTGAATTGTCTAAAAGTAAAATCAATAGGTTAAGCATTGGAATCCAGTCTTTCTTTGAAGACGATTTACAATTGATGAACCGCGCTCATAATTCGGCGGAAGCCAAAAAATGCTTAGAAGAAGCGACAAAGTATTTCGATAATATTTCTCTTGACTTGATTTACGGAATTCCAGGAATGAGCAACGAAAAATGGAAGCAAAATATAGAAACCGCTCTGAGTTTTGGGATTCCGCATATTTCGAGTTATGCCTTGACAGTAGAGCCTAAAACAGCTTTGAATAAACTGATTCAGTCGGGAAAAATTGCTGCTCCTAAAGATGAAGTTGCCCAAGAACATTTTGCTATTTTGGTGGAAATACTAGAAGCTAATGATTTTATCCATTACGAATTGTCGAATTTTGGAAAGGCCAATTATTTTTCCAAGAACAATTCGGCGTATTGGTTAGGAAAAAAATATATTGGAATTGGCCCTTCGGCACACAGTTATAATGGTGTTTCAAGAAGTTGGAATATTTCGAATAATTCGCTGTATTTAAAATCCATAGAAGAAGATAAACTGCCAAACGAAACAGAAACGCTATCAGTTGCAGACCGATACAACGAATATGTTATGACTGGTCTGCGAACAATTTGGGGCGTTTCTTTGGATAGAATTGAGAATGAATTTGGAGTTGACTATTTAAAATATTTGAAGAAACAGATTCAGAAGTTCTTGAACGATGATTTGATTTACATTGAAAATAACATTCTAAAACCCACCAAAAAAGGAAAGTTTTTGACAGATGGAATAGCATCAGACTTATTTTATTTAAATTTGGAATAA